The following coding sequences are from one Nicotiana tomentosiformis chromosome 3, ASM39032v3, whole genome shotgun sequence window:
- the LOC104088171 gene encoding MYB-like transcription factor EOBII — METDISFLSKSSSSSSDDEIGLRRGPWTVEEDSLLVHYISQHGEGRWNMLANRAGLKRTGKSCRLRWLNYLKPDVKRGNLTPQEQLLILELHSKLGNRWSRIAQYLPGRTDNEIKNYWRTRVQKQARHLKIDSNSAAFQHMIRCLWIPRLLQKIQGSSAIPAMQTSQSTSLLDSQYGPLNITKLTQTPQVLSLENNSISSSRCSSSSPSSESMSIYKSPNIISECPKIPPLEMGDSDLNSFAHFPFEDNSYGMDTFSSATGNFLNNYDQMVGGENNLMNGDILADSLWSMDQF, encoded by the exons ATGGAAACAGACATTTCTTTCTTATCTAAAAGTTCAAGTAGCTCTAGTGATGATGAAATTGGATTGAGGAGAGGTCCATGGACTGTTGAAGAAGACAGTCTCCTCGTCCATTACATTTCCCAACATGGCGAAGGGCGATGGAATATGCTTGCAAACCGTGCTG GATTGAAGAGAACAGGTAAGAGTTGCAGATTGAGATGGCTGAATTACCTGAAACCGGACGTTAAAAGAGGGAATCTCACTCCACAAGAACAACTCCTGATTCTTGAACTTCATTCCAAGTTGGGTAACAG ATGGTCAAGAATTGCCCAATATCTACCGGGAAGAACAGATAATGAAATCaagaattactggagaacaaGGGTGCAGAAACAAGCTAGGCATTTGAAGATTGACTCCAATAGTGCAGCATTTCAACACATGATTCGCTGTCTCTGGATACCTCGACTTCTTCAGAAGATACAAGGTTCATCTGCTATCCCAGCAATGCAGACTTCACAATCAACTTCATTATTGGATTCACAATATGGTCCTTTAAATATCACGAAACTTACACAAACCCCACAAGTTTTAAGCTTAGAGAATAACAGCATCAGCAGCAGCAGATGCAGTTCGAGTTCACCTTCGTCAGAATCTATGAGTATCTATAAATCTCCCAACATTATTTCGGAATGTCCTAAAATTCCACCTCTTGAGATGGGTGATTCTGACTTAAATTCGTTTGCCCATTTTCCATTTGAGGACAACAGTTATGGTATGGATACTTTCAGCTCAGCAACTGGCAACTTTTTGAATAATTATGATCAAATGGTGGGTGGAGAAAACAATCTGATGAATGGTGATATTTTAGCTGACAGCTTGTGGAGCATGGATCaattttag